From a region of the Hemibagrus wyckioides isolate EC202008001 linkage group LG06, SWU_Hwy_1.0, whole genome shotgun sequence genome:
- the LOC131354655 gene encoding polymeric immunoglobulin receptor-like isoform X2, whose protein sequence is MMRHGAAVGQCVFSSNSLFGLMCWFGSSVRMQVCFLLLLIQLHVTEGASTRPSSSTPVITGTSPHSSPGVTTEGCRLKGNRETEEITAYTGGSVLLPCSCTDLHSKLETFTWKKYTNGNNWVQISPESDQYKERYQLVNDHSSGNLSLLISHLTEEDGGDYHCIVNGDEYRYVRLTVKGCTLNQQTVDVTGNVGQSVLLPCSCSELQAKPHTFRWSFYKGSDDMKIFPKDQTNRYTDRVQLFNGHPPGNLSLLISPLTVEDGGWYRCEISEMKTYIYLTVKDPLPYIPIAVVTVIFLHIIVALVYCTTIKKGPGTVHYSRGDGDGTVSLQ, encoded by the exons ATGATGAGACACGGTGCAgcagttggtcagtgtgtgtttagctctaATTCTCTCTTTGGATTAATGTGTTGGTTTGGATCCTCAGTAAGAATGCAGGTgtgttttcttctcctccttataCAGCTTCATGTCACTGAAG GCGCATCAACAAGACCTTCATCATCCACACCAGTGATCACAGGAACTTCACCTCATTCCAGTCCAG GTGtcacaacagaag GCTGCAGGCTGAAaggaaatagagagacagaagagatcACTGCATACACAGGAGGCTCAGTACTGCTGCCCTGCTCCTGCACTGACCTCCACAGCAAACTTGAGACATTCACATGGAAGAAATACACAAATGGAAATAACTGGGTACAGATATCTCCTGAGAGTGATCAGTACAAAGAGAGATATCAGCTGGTTAATGATCACTCTtcaggaaatctctctctgctCATATCACACCTGACTGAAGAGGATGGAGGAGATTACCATTGTATTGTTAATGGAGATGAATACAGATACGTCAGACTCACTGTTAAAG GTTGCACACTGAATCAACAGACAGTGGATGTGACTGGAAACGTGGGACAGTCTGTCCTTCtgccctgctcctgctctgaaCTACAAGCCAAACCACACACTTTCAGATGGAGCTTTTATAAAGGATCTGATGACATGAAGATCTTCCCAAAGGACCAGACAAATCGCTACACAGACAGAGTTCAGCTCTTTAATGGTCATCCTccaggaaatctctctctacTCATATCACCCCTGACTGTAGAGGATGGAGGATGGTACAGGTGTGAgatcagtgaaatgaaaacatacatcTACCTCACAGTGAAAG ATCCACTTCCCTACATCCCTATTGCCGTGGTGACTGTGATCTTTCTGCACATTATCGTGGCTTTGGTTTATTGCACCACCATAAAGAAAG GTCCTGGTACAGTTCATTACAGCagaggtgatggagatggaacAGTGAGTCTGCAGTAG
- the LOC131354656 gene encoding uncharacterized protein LOC131354656, with product MLLGFYLLLIVLHIIEGCNLENHKKTEKINAQVGDAVLLPCTCSNLQNTPRNLTWKKYNKNNDWDFIATNQKRFQLSNVQEISPGNLSLLILKLTVEDEGLYRCQIRGEEYTDIIITVTGVKDTEPPKLPISTYLSFIPVVLLLGIGGVIFWRYRVKKREQTPSNTGPTEQKREQETQDDVIMYTTVVHTNTPQRPKALSTNERTEYAVIKLH from the exons ATGTTGTTGGGGTTTTAtcttctcctcattgtgcttcatATCATTGAAG GCTGCAATCTAGAAAACcataaaaaaacagagaaaattaATGCACAAGTAGGAGATGCTGTACTGCTGCCCTGCACTTGCTCAAACCTTCAGAACACACCTCGGAATCTGACTTGGAAGAAATACAACAAGAATAATGACTGGGATTTTATAGCAACAAACCAAAAGAGATTTCAGCTCAGTAACGTACAGGAAATCTCTCCAGGAAATCTCTCACTACTCATATTAAAGCTGACTGTGGAGGATGAAGGATTGTACAGGTGTCAAATTCGAGGTGAAGAATAcacagacatcatcatcactgttacag GAGTAAAAGATACAGAACCACCTAAACTGCCAATCAGCACTTACCTCTCCTTCATCCCTGTTGTGCTGCTGCTGGGAATTGGAGGAGTCATTTTTTGGAGATACAGAG TAAAGAAACGAGAGCAGACACCGAGCAATACAGGACCAACAGAACAGAAGAGAGAGCAGGAAACacag gatGATGTCATCATGTACACGACTGTGgtccacactaacacacctcaAAGACCCAAAGCTCTCAGCACCAACGAAAGGACAGAATATGCCGTCATCAAATTACATTAA